The Mustela lutreola isolate mMusLut2 chromosome 3, mMusLut2.pri, whole genome shotgun sequence genome includes a region encoding these proteins:
- the ITPRID2 gene encoding protein ITPRID2 isoform X2, with protein MDRPLVASAEAEEELEWQVASRRRKAWAKCRGSWQASETEDLSTEATTQDEDEDDEEDLPGAKLPAAAGRGNVPNEKIAIWLKDCRTPLGASLDEQSSNTLKGVLVRNGGSFEDDLSLGAEANHLHETDTQIENCNNILAKERRLQFHQKGRSMNSTGSGKSSGTVSSVSELLELYEEDPEEILYNLGFGRDEPDIASKIPSRFFNSSSFARGIDIKVFLSAQMQRMEVENPNYALTSRFRQIEVLTTVANAFSSLYSQVSGTPLQRIGSMSSVTSNKETDSPPPLTRSNTANRLMKTLSKLNLCVDKTEKGEGSSPSPTIEKGKIPNVSVMEESGNKNDQKSQKVVKKKDSSSMLATVTEEVSGSSAAVMENADVDRLCDEANRNFNQKTEGELSEEIQSHANKLGEESGIVESDLGNNFNMSRHSEPENGNEVKSAHVSTPEKEPCAPLTIPSIRNIMAQQKDSFEMEEVQSTEGEAPHIPAAYQLGLTKSKRDHLLRTASQHSDSSGFAEDSTDCLSLNHLQVPESLQAMGSSADSCDSETTVTSFGEDLVTPSAQDQPYFNESEEESLIPLQKGREKAAIAAEKKRSDSEDFPQSETVENAGNTQSMCSTGGHFTEISEMREDFSPAQPVDLLREASAESDVDKSSEYEFAHYTTHHILKSLASIEAGCSEKSSENTTGPPSSVDRVNTALQRAQMKVCSLSHQRVGRSLIKSKDLLKQRYLFAKAGYPLRRSQSLPTTLLSPVRVVSSVNVRLSPGKETRCSPPSFTYKYTPEEEQELGKEVIEHDGPSSVKSTIFISPSSVKKEAPQSEVNRSAECHHRRTPTCSLYAPAPVSQSTCSLHSVHSEWQDRPLCEHMRTLSTHSVPNITGTTCSAFSAPFGCPNSHRHAAYPYRACSANPPSAIEMQLRRVLHDIRNSLQNLSQYPMTRGPDLAAAPYSTQKSSVLPLYENTFQELQVMRRSLNLFRTQMMDLELAMLRQQTMVYHHMTEEERYEVDQLQSLRNSVRMELQDLELQLEERLLALEEQFRAVRMPSPFRSSTLMGMCGSRSADNLSCPSPLNVTELMREQSYLKSELGMGLGEVGFEIPPGESSESIFSQATSESSSVCSGPSHANRRSGVPSGDSVGKPKTHLVPSKKVFRASVALTPTAPSRTGSVQTPPDVESSEEVGAAEEALEAVGPKSEVEEGNGKIPLMPAVGEMHKNVEQDELQQVIREIKESIVGEIRREIVSGLLAAVSSSKASNSKQDSH; from the exons ATGGACCGGCCTCTGGTGGCGTCGGCGGAGGCGGAGGAGGAACTGGAGTGGCAAGTGGCGAGTCGCAGGAGGAAGGCCTGGGCCAAGTGCCGCGGTTCCTGGCAGGCGTCGGAAACGGAGGACCTGTCCACAGAAGCGACGACGCAGGACGAGGACGAGGACGACGAGGAGGACCTCCCGGGCGCGAAGCTGCCGGCGGCGGCGGGAAGAG GAAACGTGCCCAACGAGAAGATTGCGATATGGCTCAAGGACTGCCG TACCCCTTTGGGAGCCTCACTGGATGAGCAAAGCAGTAATACGCTCAAGG GTGTACTTGTGAGAAATGGAGGCAGTTTTGAAGATGATTTATCTTTGGGAGCTGAAG CCAACCACCTCCATGAAACGGATACTCAAATTGAAAACTG CAATAATATCTTGGCCAAAGAGAGAAGACTACAGtttcatcagaaaggaagaagtatgAATTCCACTGGATCTGGGAAAAGTAGTGGGACAGTTTCAAG tgtttcAGAATTGTTGGAACTTTATGAGGAAGATCCTGAAGAAATTCTTTATAATCTTGGATTTGGACGAGATGAACCAGATATTGCTTCTAAaattccttccagattttttaaTTCATCATCATTTGCCAGAGGGATAGATATTAAAGTATTTTTGAGTGCTCAAATGCAACGGATGGAAGTAGAAAACCCAAATTATGCTTTAACAA GTCGTTTTCGTCAAATTGAAGTGCTTACTACTGTGGCCAatgccttttcttctttatattctcAAGTCTCTGGGACTCCCCTCCAGAGAATTGGGAGTATGTCTTCAGTGACTTCTAACAAGGAGACAGACTCACCTCCACCTTTAACCCGAAGTAACACTGCAAATCGTTTAATGAAAACACTATCAAAACTAAATTTATGTGttgataaaacagaaaaaggagaaggtAGTAGTCCTTCCCCAACAATCGAAAAAGGAAAGATCCCGAATGTTTCAGTGATGGAAGAAAGTGGcaataaaaatgatcaaaagtCTCAAAAAGTTGTAAAGAAGAAAGACTCATCTTCTATGTTGGCTACAGTTACAGAAGAAGTATCAGGTAGTTCAGCAGCTGTTATGGAGAATGCTGATGTTGATAGACTTTGTGATGAAGCAAATAGGAATTTTAACCAAAAAACTGAAGGTGAACTAAGTGAAGAAATTCAAAGTCATGCGAATAAACTGGGTGAGGAATCTGGTATTGTAGAATCTGACTTAGGTAACAATTTCAACATGTCCAGGCACAGTGAGCCAGAAAATGGCAACGAGGTGAAAAGCGCCCATGTGTCCACACCTGAGAAGGAGCCATGTGCACCTCTTACGATCCCATCCATAAGAAATATAATGGCACAGCAAAAGGACTCCTTTGAAATGGAAGAG GTTCAAagtacagagggagaagctcctcACATTCCGGCTGCTTACCAGCTAGGTCTCACAAAGTCAAAAAGAG ATCATCTATTACGTACTGCAAGTCAGCACTCTGATAGCAGTGGTTTTGCTGAAGATTCAACAGACTGCCTCTCCCTTAATCATCTTCAG GTTCCCGAGTCTTTGCAAGCCATGGGGAGTAGCGCTGATAGTTGTGATAGTGAGACAACAGTCACATCATTTGGTGAAGACCTTGTCACACCATCGGCACAAGACCAGCCTTATTTTAATGAATCAGAGGAGGAGTCACTCATCCCTCttcaaaagggaagagagaaggcagcaatAGCTGCTGAAAAGAAAAGGTCAGATAGCGAGGATTTCCCccaaagtgagactgtggagaaTGCAGGAAACACACAATCCATGTGCAGCACAGGAGGTCACTTTACTGAAATTAGTGAAATGAGAGAGGATTTTTCTCCAGCACAGCCAGTGGACCTGCTGAGGGAAGCAAGTGCTGAAAGTGATGTGGATAAAAGCAGTGAATATGAATTTGCCCACTATACCACACACCATATTCTGAAATCACTGGCTTCTATTGAAGCTGGATGCAGTGAGAAGAGCTCTGAAAACACAACTGGGCCTCCATCTTCTGTGGACAGAGTTAATACAGCTTTGCAAAGAGCTCAAATGAAGGTTTGCAGTCTGTCTCACCAAAGAGTAGGACGTAGCTTGATAAAATCAAAAGATCTCTTAAAACAGAGGTACTTATTTGCAAAAGCTGGCTATCCTCTAAGAAGGTCTCAGTCTTTACCAACCACCTTATTGAGCCCAGTAAGAGTTGTATCCTCTGTCAATGTCCGGTTGTCCCCAGGAAAGGAAACCAGATGCAGTCCACCTTCTTTCACCTATAAGTACACACCTGAAGAGGAACAGGAATTAGGGAAAGAGGTGATTGAACATGATGGTCCGTCTTCAGTTAAATCCACTATTTTCATCTCTCCGTCATCCGTGAAGAAAGAAGCCCCTCAGAGTGAGGTGAACCGGTCAGCGGAATGCCATCATCGAAGGACTCCTACCTGTTCACTGTATGCTCCAGCACCTGTATCTCAGTCCACCTGTTCTCTTCACTCTGTCCACTCTGAGTGGCAGGACAGGCCCCTGTGTGAGCACATGAGAACTCTGAGCACTCACAGTGTTCCCAACATAACAGGCACCACTTGTAGTGCCTTCAGTGCCCCTTTTGGGTGTCCTAACTCGCATAGACATGCTGCCTACCCTTACCGAGCGTGCTCTGCGAACCCTCCTTCTGCCATCGAGATGCAGTTGCGAAGAGTATTGCACGATATTAGAAACTCACTGCAGAATCTTTCACag TACCCTATGACAAGAGGACCTGATCTTGCTGCTGCTCCATATAGTACTCAGAAATCATCTGTTCTACCTCTATATGAA AATACTTTTCAGGAGCTCCAGGTAATGAGGCGGAGCCTGAATTTATTTAGAACGCAAATGATGGATTTAGAATTGGCAATGCTGCGTCAGCAAACTATGGTTTATCATCATATGACTGAGGAGGAAAG GTATGAAGTTGATCAGCTTCAGAGTTTGAGAAATTCGGTCCGCATGGAGCTTCAGGACCTGGAACTGCAGCTGGAGGAGCGCCTGCTGGCCCTCGAGGAGCAGTTCCGCGCTGTGCGCATGCCTTCTCCCTTCCGCTCTTCAACCCTTATG GGAATGTGTGGCAGTAGAAGCGCTGATAACTTGTCATGCCCTTCTCCATTGAAT GTCACTGAACTGATGCGGGAACAATCCTATCTGAAGTCTGAATTGGGCATGGGACTTGGAGAAGTGGGATTTGAAATTCCTCCTGGAGAAAGCTCAGAATCCATTTTCTCCCAAGCAACTTCAGAGTCATCTTCTGTATGTTCTGGTCCGTCTCATGCTAACAGAAGAAGTGGAGTACCTTCTGGTGACTCAGTGGGCAAACCTAAGACCCATCTGGTACCAAGCAAGAAAGTATTCCGAGCATCAGTGGCCCTAACACCCACTGCTCCTTCTAGAACAGGCTCTGTGCAGACACCACCAGATGTGGAAAGTTCTGAGGAAGTTGGAGCTGCCGAAGAAGCCTTGGAAGCTGTAGGACCTAAATCTGAAGTGGAAGAAGGCAATGGAAAAATCCCATTAATGCCAGCTGTTGGGGAAATGCATAAAAATGTGGAGCAAGATGAGTTGCAGCAAGTCATACGGGAG attAAAGAGTCTATTGTTGGTGAAATCAGACGGGAAATTGTAAGCGGACTTTTGGCAGCAGTGTCTTCAAGTAAAGCATCTAATTCTAAGCAAGATAGTCATTAA
- the ITPRID2 gene encoding protein ITPRID2 isoform X1 — translation MDRPLVASAEAEEELEWQVASRRRKAWAKCRGSWQASETEDLSTEATTQDEDEDDEEDLPGAKLPAAAGRGNVPNEKIAIWLKDCRTPLGASLDEQSSNTLKGVLVRNGGSFEDDLSLGAEANHLHETDTQIENCNNILAKERRLQFHQKGRSMNSTGSGKSSGTVSSVSELLELYEEDPEEILYNLGFGRDEPDIASKIPSRFFNSSSFARGIDIKVFLSAQMQRMEVENPNYALTSRFRQIEVLTTVANAFSSLYSQVSGTPLQRIGSMSSVTSNKETDSPPPLTRSNTANRLMKTLSKLNLCVDKTEKGEGSSPSPTIEKGKIPNVSVMEESGNKNDQKSQKVVKKKDSSSMLATVTEEVSGSSAAVMENADVDRLCDEANRNFNQKTEGELSEEIQSHANKLGEESGIVESDLGNNFNMSRHSEPENGNEVKSAHVSTPEKEPCAPLTIPSIRNIMAQQKDSFEMEEVQSTEGEAPHIPAAYQLGLTKSKRDHLLRTASQHSDSSGFAEDSTDCLSLNHLQVPESLQAMGSSADSCDSETTVTSFGEDLVTPSAQDQPYFNESEEESLIPLQKGREKAAIAAEKKRSDSEDFPQSETVENAGNTQSMCSTGGHFTEISEMREDFSPAQPVDLLREASAESDVDKSSEYEFAHYTTHHILKSLASIEAGCSEKSSENTTGPPSSVDRVNTALQRAQMKVCSLSHQRVGRSLIKSKDLLKQRYLFAKAGYPLRRSQSLPTTLLSPVRVVSSVNVRLSPGKETRCSPPSFTYKYTPEEEQELGKEVIEHDGPSSVKSTIFISPSSVKKEAPQSEVNRSAECHHRRTPTCSLYAPAPVSQSTCSLHSVHSEWQDRPLCEHMRTLSTHSVPNITGTTCSAFSAPFGCPNSHRHAAYPYRACSANPPSAIEMQLRRVLHDIRNSLQNLSQYPMTRGPDLAAAPYSTQKSSVLPLYENTFQELQVMRRSLNLFRTQMMDLELAMLRQQTMVYHHMTEEERYEVDQLQSLRNSVRMELQDLELQLEERLLALEEQFRAVRMPSPFRSSTLMGMCGSRSADNLSCPSPLNVMEPVTELMREQSYLKSELGMGLGEVGFEIPPGESSESIFSQATSESSSVCSGPSHANRRSGVPSGDSVGKPKTHLVPSKKVFRASVALTPTAPSRTGSVQTPPDVESSEEVGAAEEALEAVGPKSEVEEGNGKIPLMPAVGEMHKNVEQDELQQVIREIKESIVGEIRREIVSGLLAAVSSSKASNSKQDSH, via the exons ATGGACCGGCCTCTGGTGGCGTCGGCGGAGGCGGAGGAGGAACTGGAGTGGCAAGTGGCGAGTCGCAGGAGGAAGGCCTGGGCCAAGTGCCGCGGTTCCTGGCAGGCGTCGGAAACGGAGGACCTGTCCACAGAAGCGACGACGCAGGACGAGGACGAGGACGACGAGGAGGACCTCCCGGGCGCGAAGCTGCCGGCGGCGGCGGGAAGAG GAAACGTGCCCAACGAGAAGATTGCGATATGGCTCAAGGACTGCCG TACCCCTTTGGGAGCCTCACTGGATGAGCAAAGCAGTAATACGCTCAAGG GTGTACTTGTGAGAAATGGAGGCAGTTTTGAAGATGATTTATCTTTGGGAGCTGAAG CCAACCACCTCCATGAAACGGATACTCAAATTGAAAACTG CAATAATATCTTGGCCAAAGAGAGAAGACTACAGtttcatcagaaaggaagaagtatgAATTCCACTGGATCTGGGAAAAGTAGTGGGACAGTTTCAAG tgtttcAGAATTGTTGGAACTTTATGAGGAAGATCCTGAAGAAATTCTTTATAATCTTGGATTTGGACGAGATGAACCAGATATTGCTTCTAAaattccttccagattttttaaTTCATCATCATTTGCCAGAGGGATAGATATTAAAGTATTTTTGAGTGCTCAAATGCAACGGATGGAAGTAGAAAACCCAAATTATGCTTTAACAA GTCGTTTTCGTCAAATTGAAGTGCTTACTACTGTGGCCAatgccttttcttctttatattctcAAGTCTCTGGGACTCCCCTCCAGAGAATTGGGAGTATGTCTTCAGTGACTTCTAACAAGGAGACAGACTCACCTCCACCTTTAACCCGAAGTAACACTGCAAATCGTTTAATGAAAACACTATCAAAACTAAATTTATGTGttgataaaacagaaaaaggagaaggtAGTAGTCCTTCCCCAACAATCGAAAAAGGAAAGATCCCGAATGTTTCAGTGATGGAAGAAAGTGGcaataaaaatgatcaaaagtCTCAAAAAGTTGTAAAGAAGAAAGACTCATCTTCTATGTTGGCTACAGTTACAGAAGAAGTATCAGGTAGTTCAGCAGCTGTTATGGAGAATGCTGATGTTGATAGACTTTGTGATGAAGCAAATAGGAATTTTAACCAAAAAACTGAAGGTGAACTAAGTGAAGAAATTCAAAGTCATGCGAATAAACTGGGTGAGGAATCTGGTATTGTAGAATCTGACTTAGGTAACAATTTCAACATGTCCAGGCACAGTGAGCCAGAAAATGGCAACGAGGTGAAAAGCGCCCATGTGTCCACACCTGAGAAGGAGCCATGTGCACCTCTTACGATCCCATCCATAAGAAATATAATGGCACAGCAAAAGGACTCCTTTGAAATGGAAGAG GTTCAAagtacagagggagaagctcctcACATTCCGGCTGCTTACCAGCTAGGTCTCACAAAGTCAAAAAGAG ATCATCTATTACGTACTGCAAGTCAGCACTCTGATAGCAGTGGTTTTGCTGAAGATTCAACAGACTGCCTCTCCCTTAATCATCTTCAG GTTCCCGAGTCTTTGCAAGCCATGGGGAGTAGCGCTGATAGTTGTGATAGTGAGACAACAGTCACATCATTTGGTGAAGACCTTGTCACACCATCGGCACAAGACCAGCCTTATTTTAATGAATCAGAGGAGGAGTCACTCATCCCTCttcaaaagggaagagagaaggcagcaatAGCTGCTGAAAAGAAAAGGTCAGATAGCGAGGATTTCCCccaaagtgagactgtggagaaTGCAGGAAACACACAATCCATGTGCAGCACAGGAGGTCACTTTACTGAAATTAGTGAAATGAGAGAGGATTTTTCTCCAGCACAGCCAGTGGACCTGCTGAGGGAAGCAAGTGCTGAAAGTGATGTGGATAAAAGCAGTGAATATGAATTTGCCCACTATACCACACACCATATTCTGAAATCACTGGCTTCTATTGAAGCTGGATGCAGTGAGAAGAGCTCTGAAAACACAACTGGGCCTCCATCTTCTGTGGACAGAGTTAATACAGCTTTGCAAAGAGCTCAAATGAAGGTTTGCAGTCTGTCTCACCAAAGAGTAGGACGTAGCTTGATAAAATCAAAAGATCTCTTAAAACAGAGGTACTTATTTGCAAAAGCTGGCTATCCTCTAAGAAGGTCTCAGTCTTTACCAACCACCTTATTGAGCCCAGTAAGAGTTGTATCCTCTGTCAATGTCCGGTTGTCCCCAGGAAAGGAAACCAGATGCAGTCCACCTTCTTTCACCTATAAGTACACACCTGAAGAGGAACAGGAATTAGGGAAAGAGGTGATTGAACATGATGGTCCGTCTTCAGTTAAATCCACTATTTTCATCTCTCCGTCATCCGTGAAGAAAGAAGCCCCTCAGAGTGAGGTGAACCGGTCAGCGGAATGCCATCATCGAAGGACTCCTACCTGTTCACTGTATGCTCCAGCACCTGTATCTCAGTCCACCTGTTCTCTTCACTCTGTCCACTCTGAGTGGCAGGACAGGCCCCTGTGTGAGCACATGAGAACTCTGAGCACTCACAGTGTTCCCAACATAACAGGCACCACTTGTAGTGCCTTCAGTGCCCCTTTTGGGTGTCCTAACTCGCATAGACATGCTGCCTACCCTTACCGAGCGTGCTCTGCGAACCCTCCTTCTGCCATCGAGATGCAGTTGCGAAGAGTATTGCACGATATTAGAAACTCACTGCAGAATCTTTCACag TACCCTATGACAAGAGGACCTGATCTTGCTGCTGCTCCATATAGTACTCAGAAATCATCTGTTCTACCTCTATATGAA AATACTTTTCAGGAGCTCCAGGTAATGAGGCGGAGCCTGAATTTATTTAGAACGCAAATGATGGATTTAGAATTGGCAATGCTGCGTCAGCAAACTATGGTTTATCATCATATGACTGAGGAGGAAAG GTATGAAGTTGATCAGCTTCAGAGTTTGAGAAATTCGGTCCGCATGGAGCTTCAGGACCTGGAACTGCAGCTGGAGGAGCGCCTGCTGGCCCTCGAGGAGCAGTTCCGCGCTGTGCGCATGCCTTCTCCCTTCCGCTCTTCAACCCTTATG GGAATGTGTGGCAGTAGAAGCGCTGATAACTTGTCATGCCCTTCTCCATTGAATGTAATGGAACCA GTCACTGAACTGATGCGGGAACAATCCTATCTGAAGTCTGAATTGGGCATGGGACTTGGAGAAGTGGGATTTGAAATTCCTCCTGGAGAAAGCTCAGAATCCATTTTCTCCCAAGCAACTTCAGAGTCATCTTCTGTATGTTCTGGTCCGTCTCATGCTAACAGAAGAAGTGGAGTACCTTCTGGTGACTCAGTGGGCAAACCTAAGACCCATCTGGTACCAAGCAAGAAAGTATTCCGAGCATCAGTGGCCCTAACACCCACTGCTCCTTCTAGAACAGGCTCTGTGCAGACACCACCAGATGTGGAAAGTTCTGAGGAAGTTGGAGCTGCCGAAGAAGCCTTGGAAGCTGTAGGACCTAAATCTGAAGTGGAAGAAGGCAATGGAAAAATCCCATTAATGCCAGCTGTTGGGGAAATGCATAAAAATGTGGAGCAAGATGAGTTGCAGCAAGTCATACGGGAG attAAAGAGTCTATTGTTGGTGAAATCAGACGGGAAATTGTAAGCGGACTTTTGGCAGCAGTGTCTTCAAGTAAAGCATCTAATTCTAAGCAAGATAGTCATTAA